The genome window tttcatgtatcttggtagtgtagttcataacaacggtgagtcacgccaggaagtcttacagcGGATCGGCCtggcccatggtgttatggactcgctcaacacgagtatatggtgttgttgatacctgtgcagaaggacaaagatccggatccccaagtcccttgtgctccctgtcttactctatgatTGTGAGACAAGGACAATAAATGGggaaatggggacttggagaggcagacTGATGCCTTTGGCAATGTTAaatgtctatgcagaatcataggatatcgctggaatgactttgtgtcaaaccagcgactactccatgagactgatttgacatatattacctgcatagtccatcaACGCCAACTCTGGCTACACAGGCACGTGGCActttaccctgaagctgatcctgctcatcaggGTAGAGACAATCCCgaatggaggaggccaaggggacgcccacggagttcgtggcttgagcaagtcgatagatcctgctaggaggtactcaggatgggacaGGAAGCATGAAGACTCGCCCAGAGGGACCcctggacttggcgtcgtagggtgggtgaggcgatgcGCCTCCTGCTATATGCACAGGGATGTTCCGAGCCTTACAAATGTTGTGAAGCGCTGCACAGACATTTATCATTTTGCACGTCTTTTCTGGGTTGAGAAGCACTTCACTACGCAAGACATGAAATCTTCTTTTAAGTTGTCCAATGCCTCGTTCCACAATGCTGTGTGCCTTCCTACGAACtctgaaaaaggggaaaaagaaacaatatactacatttatttatatttatctacctatatctatccATGATCAGTGATTAGAACCTGAACAAAAGATAACAAGAACCACAATGTAGCAATGTATGTATAGTACATCAAAATATATTGTTGTTTCTTTCCTACACAAATAGCTGCAAAAAATAATATTTATTCTTGTCAGTTAGGTTAAACCAAAATGTCTTTGACAGTTTATTAATTTCAGCTAGGTTGAGTCAGTTCAAGTAAGGTtagaattttttaaagttttctcCTAGCAGTTTTGGTTAATGTAGTATAAAACAAATGAATTTTAACTTTGGAGATATGATGTGCTAGGAGAAAACTGAATATAATTCTAACCTTGAACCGACTCAACTCTAAATAACAAATTGTCTAAGTCAGTTGTGTTTATtaggtttgttaggttaggttggctgGATACTATGGGTTAACCCTGTAATGACATTGATGCCGCTGGTGTCGTAGAGTTCTATCAGACGTGGGCAACGAGCATGATGCCAGCGCCGGAGAGCGAGAAGCTATCCAAAATTTGAAGGCCGCACATAACTAGGTTTCTGTCgatgctaagtgactaactggcacctcttttgtcccTTACCACCACTCTGTGCTAAAAATAGCCTACAGTTCCAGCCTACGCATCATAGCGTCTGCAGAGtgattatgttccctcagccgtcCTATTTCAGctgtcttcctttagtttctgctcgttGTGTGCATGCTGAGCGTGGTCTTGACACCACTGATATACgtgatgttctagatgaaccaatatcttgttcacaggagtgggaagcagaagttggattttggggggaatcatggaattccagctaaacggtctgtccaaatcataatctgatttcacagttaaGTTATACGGATGAtattctacaacttttattcaatgaaattcattccagaatgaaaacaaaaatacaaaaattaaaaaaaaatatttttgaagtttcactgcaactttggctctctgtaggtaGTAAATTTCTGggtaaaagattataaactatatttttcacactccattgtgataaaatgagcaacttctcttcaataaattttcctgtacgtcgcaccagtaaaaaagttggaatttgggggaatcatggaattccagccaaacagtcagtccaaatcataatctgatttcactgtCGAGATAtatggatgattttctacaacttttattcaatgagattcattccagaatgaaaaaactaaaaaaattacaaaaattatttttcgagtttcactgcaactttggctctctgtggGCAGTAAATTTCAgagtcaaagattataaactatatttttcagactccatcatgataaaatgagcaacttttcctcaataaattttcctgtacgttTCACCAGTATAAAGTTGATATttttggggaatcatggaattccagccaaacagtcagtCCAAATAAAAATCTGATTTCAAAGTAGAGTTATAAGGATGCTttcctacaacttttattcaatgagatttcCTATAGTATATAATTATTAGGCAcctacattttatttatttttctactgtACTTTGCAAAGTAAGTGGACAGTGCTAGGCTTGATTTTTACTACATAGGAATCTATTTTGTGTATCATCAATAAACTTACCTGTTATAACTGGTCTGTTCAGCAGTTCGAGGGTCCAGGTATGGGGTCAAGAGCCACTGCTTGCAGGGATAACCACTGTCCCTGAGAAGGTAGCATCCTGCAGGTACATGTTGTTCCTCAAACATGAACTTCGGTCTTGATTCATGGACTGAGCCAGGCCACCTTGCCACAATGTCAAGAATTATGTAATGAGCATCAAACACTATCTGCACATTTATGCTATGATAGCATTTTCTGTTCACATATAATGCTCATTGACATGAGGAGCCACAATTCTTATATGAGTGCCATCGATCACTCCCACACCAGGAAACTGGGTTGCCTGCCTAAACCCTGGCTGTTTTTGCTGCACTTCATGTTGAGCATGAGGAAATTCCAGAAACTGGCAGAGTACTTCAGGATCAGCCAGTGCATCTATTGTCTGTGAGATTGCATGGCTGATCGTAGGCTACGTTGTTCCGAAATCATCACAACTGCACTGCTGCATGTTTCCTGTGGCTCAATATCTTAATGTAATAGCCACCTTGGTCTCGGGGCTTAAAGGTCCATTTCTTCCCGTTCTACTTTGCAGCTTGTCCCTCACTAAGTCAGTCACTGCTATTATTACTTGAGTAGTTCAGCATCGTTGTAATCAGCAAaaatatctcttctttctctgtagGTACGCCGCAgacgttgttgttgctgtgccgCCATCCTGCTAACTGCTttgggtaaaattctagtgtttgccggttgcgaggggtgagtatgggcaaacactagaataataccctgcTTTGTGAATATCTGTTAGCGCTTAGCAGAAAAATGTGTTAAGGCTAACAGGGATTTATCAGTCTTAATAAGTTTTGTGTATACGGCCCCTGGTGTCTCAGGCTTACCTTAGTTTTGCCCACGGATACAACGAGTCGACAAGGCCACCAGCATAATATACGCTCGGCCCTTTACATTGAGATGagtcagtcctcctcctcttcagtgtgGGGGCTTTTACTCCTGGGTGAGGCCGTGGCCACCGCCTCGTCGCTCCAGCTGGGCGGTGTTTACATCAGTGATCACACACGGCGTTTGACGGAGGCTCAATTTTTATTTAAACTGATAATATGCTAGATATGcgggttattttttattttttttattctagctAGATGAATTACCGAGGCAACAATGTGAATCCCTCTACTTACTGGAAAGCTCACTCCACTTTTTCGACAAAGTAATTAATTCCATCATGAACGCTGTTTGTTTACACGAGTGGAGGAGTTGTGGGAGGCAGCTCGCAGCCACAGAATAGCCCGCAGAGAGAGGTGCAACTGTTCCACAGCCTGATTAGCCCCACaaaacactccagaagaagaGGTGCAACCTGCTTATTTCAATATTTCTCTCAACACTATCGTTTACTGGTCCTGTTTCGGCTTTACTACACGGCACAAACATCAGACCAACACTTTTAAATCAAGGCTTTACAACAAATGAATAGGGCAGATTTGAGAAAGAATTACcccacgttgatgttcactcagttccTGCTTATTGTGACTTTTGGTCTGTTAGCTGGTGTGTTGTTCTCTTGCGGGCAATGTCAtccatcacaaagatcacaagtggacaaactggaACAAAACCAGGCAGATTAATAGGTTAACCTGCTGAGTGTTCATGTATCTATCCGTAAACATGGCTGCTACCCTCAAGTGAAAGGGCAAACTTTTAGGGTGTAAATGGACAGGAAAATCAATCCAACTCTGCTAGTATGGAAATAAACAGAGCCAATTCACATGAGTTTAATACTGACATTGTGATACATTTTATTCCACAGAATGCAATGCAGTAATTAGTAACTTTTGGAAAATATTGATATTTAAAGTTTATGAGCACACATTGCACATCATATTTTGTCAGCAGGGGAGTGGGGTCATGTTTGATTAGGTAAGATTAAGTTAGATATAATTTTGTTAGGATTGTTAAATTGAAGTATTTACGCTGAATACATATGATACGCTTCACATATCTTGAGGTATCAGTAATAAAATGTTTAGTGCTGATAATATAGCCTGTTCAAACCAACTGTTCCTCTGGTGCCTAAGCAGCATTTTAACACCACACTTGTTTGCCTGGCCTCCTCTCTTGGCGCTCATCCTGATTGGCTGGTTTCATCTCTCGGCTCTCATGGAGATGACAGTCATTTGCACATGCTCTTGGTGTTATATGTTTTTATATTACCTTATTTACCTTTGCTCACCTCCTATACAAGAGAGGCAATTTTATTCAACGTTATAATATGCAGTAGCCTGTCACAACTTTAAAACAGAATGCAAAGAAATAATGATGAGTATGAGTGAAAGAATGATTCTGAAAAGTTTATACCACTTTTACATGTAGTACTAAATGATGTTTTCAGAGAATATTGAGCCCTCTTCAAGAGTTTCTATAAGATTAAAAGGTTGGAAAAAGCTACCCAGTAACttcattcctgtttttatttatcCTGCCGTgacatttttattactttttcatATGAGGTACATGTTGCCCATTCATTGTTATTTACATAATCTTATATTACAGTTGATGTCTCTACAGTGTTTCTTCAGGTCATCTACTTCAAGGGAGAATGAAACCAGTAAGACAATCATATACATATAAATTCTTACCTTTTTAAATAATGCAATGTGCCTGAACATAAATGAAGTAACATACTATAATAGTAAAATACTCCAGCTTCATGTAATATTGTTTAAATAAGGCAGAATTCTGTGATGCATAGTAGAATaattgtttgaaaaaaaaagtatattttttaaacttttttttttttttttttttttttttttttcagattcttCCCAAATGCTCTGGTGCATCACAAATGCAGGGCATATATACCTCCCCGCGGACAACCATCATCCTTGCTcatccagcagcagcagccccagcTGTGCCCTTGGGAACCCCCCTCTCCAGCTCACTCATCTTGCCTGCCCCACCCACCTTCAGCATTACTCTGGCTGCTCATCAAGCTCCTCAACCAACCCCTGTCATCCTACCATTAACCAAAACCACTGCATCATCTAGCAGTGGTCAGATTCAGTGTGCACTGATAGCACCCAAAAACTCTCTTCCGATAGTGGTAAGCTTGTTCATCTTTCTAATAGAAAATTGTTGTgtgaacttttttatttatttattattttttttttttttatcagtcacCATGGTTCTTTTCAAAaatctatttatattttgaatatattttgctAAAAAGacagttttatattttttcattggaGTTGGTTAAGTGGCTagcattttgaaaaaaaattagtaCTTGGTCCCAAGCCCATCCAACCTCTGaatatttttatatctatctatatctctgacaCCCTGTCCTCTCACATGAACTTCCTCCAAGGAAAGAATTACTGAATTTTGAAGAAGGTAGGAATTACAATGTTGAAATCCATGAAGGTGACTTAGTTATTCTGATTCTTAATGTTACATGAAGACTTCAGCAGATGACGTCACTTAATATTGGTTCTCAGAATAATTATGTCAACACTGTGTAACCCACCTTCTTCAGAATGCCGTAAATCTTCCAGTAAGAGAAAGAATAACCACTTCGTTGCAGCATAAAAAAGCGGCGCCAACAAGACTCAAAATCTGTGGGACAATGACATTTGCATTGTTTGTTTGTCACAAAATTCCTGTtgatagggaagaaaggggggcttcgtggtgcagtggttagcattcTCGGCTCAcagccgagagagcccgggttcgattcccaggcggagtgaaaaatttgggcagcttttccaataccctacacccctgcccacccagcagtgaatgagtaccagatattaatcgggggttgtgtcccgtctcctgggatctgttcccttctataattccttccccttctgtctccctccggcatatgaccacagctgTTGCgcagactaaacgaaactttccaactttactGTTGATAGGGTGGTGAAGCTTTAAATACAAACTGTATCAATCATGGCTGTACCTATAATAATTTTTTTGGTAATGCTGATTCTGATACCAACACATATACTCTTGAGACTTTGCCAATGCTGATATTAATACTTTGAACTGATTCTGATTGCGATATTGTTACTCATCACTGCCACCAAGGTAGCAGATATATACTCCCATAGTCATCACTACCACTGTGTGATGATATACACACGCACATAGCCTTCAATTATTCCTCGTTTAAACTTTAAAATCTGCCTCCAAGTAAAATCTCAAGTATCAGCAATATCCACAAAAAGTGGCTGATATTGATATCAGTATTCCAGAAATATGAGTAAGCTATACTACTGATACTAATACATTGGTAGAGCCACAAAATCAATTTTTTCTAATGCACTTCTCAGAGTTAAGTTGTGCAACATGAAGAGAGTGAGTGGAGCTTTCCATGTACCCCATGTGCTAATAAGCTCAATACCTGGGCAAGCTAGGTGGCTTTCTTCTTCGTGTAAGACTTATTTTTGCGTAAACGAAATTGTGGAAGATTTTGGGGTTGCCATTAATCTCAAATTTGTAAATCAAGAGCTTGCAACCACTGTATATTAGAGAATTCAGTCATTTATATGGCAAACCAAAATTTCTTAATGATTTTTCTTTTCAGGGCCTGAAGGACCAGCAGTCATCTTCAGTATCCATTAAAGGGAATGGTTTCAAAAGGGATTCCTGTCAAAGaactaaagggaaaggagatggtaGACTTAAACAGAAAAATTCAAATTTTGAAACCCCCATCTTGCCCAAGAGGCCTCAGTCAGAGCCAAAGACTGTGATATTTCTGCCCTCTGCTCCTGACAGGAAGACATCAGAGCTGGCTCCCCCAGTTCTAGTCCCGGGGTGTTCTCTTGTAATCACTGGCGATGCATACCCCCAGACAACTATAAGAGGAAAAAGCATATCTAGAAATGTGAAGAGtgtaagtgaagaagaaaagtttaATGAAGTTAATGATATGCATCAAGAAAAAAGTTTGCAAGTCAAACATAAACCCCCAAAAAGAtatagaaacaaaacaaaaacttctTGGTTAAAGttactgaaaaagaaaaatgtagatgGCCAGAGCAGTGAATCAAGTGCAACTAGTAACTTCATGTCATCATATGCTGATGCAAAAAGTGTGAGAGAAGATTCATCTTTTTTAGCAAGAGAAAGTGTCGGTTCTACATATATATCAGAGGCGCTCAGTTTGCGCCAATCAGGCCATGTACCTGGTCAGCAAGATGTTCCGCACCATCCCCCACCACCTTATCCACAAAATTCAGGGGCCAAAAGAGTTGATTCCATTGCAGAACAAACCAAGACTAAGAAAGGAATTCAGGCCAGAAAGGCTCAGAATGATACTCCAGATCCATCAACATGTGGACTTAGACTACTTCacattaagagaaaaaaatgtgaagggaaGAACAAAAGGCATTGTGTTGCTGAAGAATTTTCTCATGAAACAAACAATTTATCAACACCTAAAATTAGATCAGATTCTtccagtaatagtaatagtagtagtttgaGTAATAATCACATGCCTTTGTATTCATCTTCAGCTACAAGCATTCAGCCATTTCCAGCAACCAGTTCTACATCAAGTCTTTCACAAACAGTAGGAAAGATTTCTTTATCTAATACAGCTGAAACCTCATCTTGCCCTTCACCTGGTGTACAGTCTCATCCTCCACACAGCAAGAACAGAAACAGTACACCATCTGTTTATGAATCACACACAAATCATAAAGGCCCACCTCATGATGGCCATTATTCTTTTTCCACATCATCTTCCACCACTCTTGAGGCCCAGGCTTCACACACCACACCTGTAAAGTCTTCCCCAAAGAAGTCTTGTGAATATTCTTACCTTTTACAACCCAATTCTCCTGGTATTTGTGTATCTGTAGTTCCTCCAATATCCTCACAGTCTTCTGGATCGTCTTCCACACAGTCTGTCCCCCACACTTCATACTGCTCACAAACACCTGTTGTTACTAATCCCTCACAGTCCTCTATTTGTTCATTGCCATCTCTGTATTCAGATGCACATGATGCCAGTTCCTCAGCTCTGCCCTCCAGTGGTGGTTTATCTTGTGAACCCAAATCAGGAGTTGGAACTGTGTTACCACCAGCTAGTCTCCATTTTAGTCAAAGCACACAACACTCACAggcttccttttctcctcacttAGATATTGGTGACCAAACTCAAGGCTCAACCTTTTACAGTCAGTCTCAGCAGTGTACTTCAATTTTACCTTCAGTGTTACATAGTCATCCCCCAAACACATCAACAGAAACTAATTTTACCAGTTCATCCCCATTTTTATCATGCATGTCCTCTCGCAATCAGACTTTAGAGCAAAAAGTTTCTTCACATTCAGATTCTCCCCAGCAAAATGCCTATCCTCTGCAACCTACATCTTACATGGAGTCCCCTCAGCTGATTTCATTTAAGCCCCCTCAGGCAGCATTAATGAATTCCCCACAGCCACCATCATACACACAGTCTTCAAGGTCATCAGTTTACTCACGGCCAGCAGAGGCAGCTTTAAATGCTATATCTTACCACTTGAGTTCTTGTGTTCATCCGACTCCTTCAGCAGTACGAAGTCAATGTATTCATCCCCAGTACATAAAGAACCCACATTCAAATCAGAGTCCCACCTCAGAGCAACATGCATCTTACCTTCAGCCAACACAATCTCTTTCCCTAAGTAATGTGGGTGAGCATAAAGTTGAGCCTGACCACAATTCCCAAGGGGTGTCTTTTTCCTCAGCCTacacttcctctttccatccttcaccaCAAGGACAACACCAAACACAACCCCCTCAGATCCCCTCTGTGTCAGTGGAGAATGTGTCAGCAATAGCAATGTGTAAAGATAATTCACAatcacctattcctcctccatatGCTATTTCTGGCATTGTACCATCATCTTCTCAGTATTATTCAGACTCTCCTACTGTGTCTTACACATCTGAGAGAGCCAGTACTGCTTATGATTCACATTACTCCAGCCAAGGAAAATTaagaccatcatcatcatcgtcctcatCACTAGGTGTCAGTTCATCCCACATTATTTTTGAAAGATCACTGAGTCCTCCATCTTACGAAGCACATCTTAAGAACTCTGCCTCATACATTGCTTCAAGTGGTAGCACACAAATATCTCAAGATAATTTACAGCATAGATGTCACCACACATCCCCAACAAATTATTACTCATTTTCTTCTCAGATTGTACATGGTCAAAGAACCCAGTCCTTACATGAAGATGCCAAAAAAAGTATAAACTCCAActgttcatcttcctctcctctcctttccttgcctccacctcctagATACAACTATAGCCAAGAGCTAACTCCTGAAGATCACCACATAGATAATTCACTCATAGCAGACATTGCCCAAGGGACTTACAATTATGACATTGAAGAATCATCAGAGTCTTATTTTCCTGCCACTACTACAGATACACCACTCCCTCTCCTATCTGAAAATCAAGCTCAGCCATCAAGCAGTACAGAGTACAGGCCCAGCAACAGTCACATCAACATCCACGTTGCTCCTCAAGATGTGCAAGACAGTAATGGCGTCCAAGCAAGACAGCAGAGCTCTCAAAGCCGAATACTCATATATCCATTAGGGAGAGAAGAAGCACCATGCAAGAATAGTGATCAAGATGATTTAGTCTTCTCTAACTGGAGTAGTTTAACCCAAAGCACAGAACACGGTGATAATCTACGAGTAGAGAAACTATGGTTCATACCTCATCAGGAGCAGAACCATGTATACATGAAGGAGTCAGCCAAATATTCATCAAATGATCAAGGTAAGGATTTGCCCCCTCTATTTATTTGCACAGTTTTCTCTTAAAATCATGAGACTACTGTTTTATCAACAACATGGCAGCAAATAATTGTTACAAAGACACAGCTTAAAGGTTTCCTCACTCTAAATCAATGAAGTCATAGCAAATTCTGACTTGGGACTCTGAGGTAGTTCCCAGAGAGCTTGGTAGGCAAGTTCATGAGTTACTTGTATAGTTGACCCTTGCTAATTGTGGATTTCTTGGACAG of Eriocheir sinensis breed Jianghai 21 chromosome 2, ASM2467909v1, whole genome shotgun sequence contains these proteins:
- the LOC127002153 gene encoding uncharacterized protein LOC127002153, with protein sequence MKPILPKCSGASQMQGIYTSPRTTIILAHPAAAAPAVPLGTPLSSSLILPAPPTFSITLAAHQAPQPTPVILPLTKTTASSSSGQIQCALIAPKNSLPIVGLKDQQSSSVSIKGNGFKRDSCQRTKGKGDGRLKQKNSNFETPILPKRPQSEPKTVIFLPSAPDRKTSELAPPVLVPGCSLVITGDAYPQTTIRGKSISRNVKSVSEEEKFNEVNDMHQEKSLQVKHKPPKRYRNKTKTSWLKLLKKKNVDGQSSESSATSNFMSSYADAKSVREDSSFLARESVGSTYISEALSLRQSGHVPGQQDVPHHPPPPYPQNSGAKRVDSIAEQTKTKKGIQARKAQNDTPDPSTCGLRLLHIKRKKCEGKNKRHCVAEEFSHETNNLSTPKIRSDSSSNSNSSSLSNNHMPLYSSSATSIQPFPATSSTSSLSQTVGKISLSNTAETSSCPSPGVQSHPPHSKNRNSTPSVYESHTNHKGPPHDGHYSFSTSSSTTLEAQASHTTPVKSSPKKSCEYSYLLQPNSPGICVSVVPPISSQSSGSSSTQSVPHTSYCSQTPVVTNPSQSSICSLPSLYSDAHDASSSALPSSGGLSCEPKSGVGTVLPPASLHFSQSTQHSQASFSPHLDIGDQTQGSTFYSQSQQCTSILPSVLHSHPPNTSTETNFTSSSPFLSCMSSRNQTLEQKVSSHSDSPQQNAYPLQPTSYMESPQLISFKPPQAALMNSPQPPSYTQSSRSSVYSRPAEAALNAISYHLSSCVHPTPSAVRSQCIHPQYIKNPHSNQSPTSEQHASYLQPTQSLSLSNVGEHKVEPDHNSQGVSFSSAYTSSFHPSPQGQHQTQPPQIPSVSVENVSAIAMCKDNSQSPIPPPYAISGIVPSSSQYYSDSPTVSYTSERASTAYDSHYSSQGKLRPSSSSSSSLGVSSSHIIFERSLSPPSYEAHLKNSASYIASSGSTQISQDNLQHRCHHTSPTNYYSFSSQIVHGQRTQSLHEDAKKSINSNCSSSSPLLSLPPPPRYNYSQELTPEDHHIDNSLIADIAQGTYNYDIEESSESYFPATTTDTPLPLLSENQAQPSSSTEYRPSNSHINIHVAPQDVQDSNGVQARQQSSQSRILIYPLGREEAPCKNSDQDDLVFSNWSSLTQSTEHGDNLRVEKLWFIPHQEQNHVYMKESAKYSSNDQGLQSTKDLMLKKFWIEEDEPIAEEIISSLPCSRPQQQEQMVKDLEEKATLPQCPSPQYPMSKKNKTRQMLCQICGKMLKGHKSLRSHLNSHYNIQPHSCPTCAKKFTTRSVLVEHLRIHSGETPYLCSFCSAAFRTRSGLLKHRSMHTSARPFECSMCSKKFKTKLVLQQHMKLHLTGIFTCSDCGKTFERHRSLAVHKAFHHHKSQRFKCPHCPKVYHFQSLLNQHMQLHSSVQKHICTVCDRSFVWRSGLVAHMKTHSTSRPKCNICDMCFASEKRLKSHYQRHTNQKPHQCKVCGRNFPYAYRLASHSLIHEEHKEYRCKTCDIVFTNAKKFRKHLVTHKKEQKNCAVSGTIEGHKSVL